One part of the Nostoc sp. PCC 7120 = FACHB-418 genome encodes these proteins:
- a CDS encoding DUF7005 family protein, with product MSNQQSFHTQVLTNFGATALEVEELLIYNQNVFAHNSLIHPLQFPLSPELHIEAWEKYAVTAKMIGAFAVLKQKLVQLQFPIQKGISQTEAYRKATRKGVSTNGMLEASGLVLQQPQKLQLILHQSLAGTIPVLLTENREDFVSLVQALTKHNEPQPIPQSMGACIVRGFNNWDRIRQYRQKWEVEHFASNWNTEFQRLILQKHLYQDTFIILSNIPYSNISAEEIGLKASQWQKLSLTIRLEHECTHYLTYRLFNSMRNNIFDELIADYRGIIAATGYYQANWFLRFLGLESFPQYREGGRLQNYRGKPPLSDGAFVILQALVKAAAENLQRFHAQYAQKLTDTNMQILMLITLTYLTLEELATQEAHFFIQNTLDRLQSNCLGLTPAS from the coding sequence ATGAGCAATCAACAATCATTTCACACTCAAGTTTTGACCAACTTTGGCGCAACAGCTTTAGAGGTTGAGGAACTATTGATATATAACCAAAATGTTTTTGCTCACAATAGCTTAATCCATCCCCTACAATTTCCCTTATCCCCAGAACTCCATATAGAAGCTTGGGAAAAATATGCAGTTACAGCCAAAATGATAGGCGCATTTGCAGTACTCAAACAGAAGTTAGTACAGTTACAATTTCCCATCCAAAAAGGGATCTCTCAGACAGAAGCCTATAGAAAAGCCACTCGTAAGGGTGTATCAACAAATGGGATGTTAGAAGCATCTGGTTTAGTCTTACAGCAACCCCAAAAACTCCAATTAATCCTCCATCAAAGTTTGGCGGGAACAATCCCCGTATTACTAACTGAAAACAGAGAAGATTTTGTGTCTCTAGTGCAAGCCTTAACAAAGCATAACGAACCCCAACCTATTCCTCAATCAATGGGAGCTTGTATAGTTCGTGGGTTCAACAATTGGGACAGGATTCGTCAATATCGCCAAAAATGGGAAGTAGAGCATTTTGCCTCTAATTGGAATACAGAGTTTCAACGATTAATCCTACAGAAACATCTCTATCAAGATACATTTATTATTTTAAGTAATATCCCATATAGCAATATTTCAGCCGAAGAAATAGGACTAAAAGCATCACAATGGCAAAAATTGTCACTCACAATTCGTCTAGAACATGAATGTACTCACTATTTAACATATCGTCTATTTAACTCTATGCGAAATAATATATTTGACGAATTAATTGCCGACTATAGAGGCATTATTGCTGCTACTGGTTATTACCAAGCAAACTGGTTCTTACGATTTTTAGGCTTAGAATCATTTCCTCAATATCGAGAAGGAGGTAGACTGCAAAACTATCGCGGTAAACCGCCACTTTCTGATGGAGCTTTTGTAATTTTACAAGCATTGGTAAAAGCCGCCGCCGAAAACTTACAGCGTTTCCATGCTCAATACGCCCAAAAGCTAACAGATACTAATATGCAAATCCTAATGTTAATCACTTTGACATATTTGACATTAGAAGAATTGGCTACCCAAGAAGCACACTTTTTCATCCAGAACACTTTAGACAGATTACAGAGTAATTGCTTGGGACTTACACCAGCGTCATAG
- a CDS encoding MinD/ParA family ATP-binding protein: MSQIIAIHSFRGGTGKSNIIANIAATMALQGQRVGIIDTDIQSPGIHIIFGLKEEKIQLTLNDYLWQRCDIQDTAYDVTDTLVTEPGNTTKVKGSLYLIPSSIKAAEIARILREGYDVVRLNDGFQELIRSLKLDYLLIDTHPGLNEETLVSIGISNVLLIILRPDSQDFQGTAVTVDVARKLKAAKILLVLNKALPSLNFSDLKQQVEQIYDVPVAGILPLAEDMVQLGSKGLFCLRYSQHTITQIIQEITEQIAGLVVSH, translated from the coding sequence ATGTCCCAAATCATCGCTATTCACTCATTTCGTGGCGGAACCGGCAAATCAAACATAATTGCCAATATAGCGGCTACTATGGCGTTACAAGGGCAGCGTGTAGGCATCATTGATACAGATATCCAATCACCAGGGATTCATATTATCTTTGGTCTTAAAGAAGAAAAAATTCAACTTACCCTCAATGACTATCTATGGCAACGCTGCGATATTCAAGATACTGCCTATGATGTTACAGATACACTAGTTACCGAACCAGGAAATACAACTAAAGTTAAAGGTAGCCTTTATCTAATTCCTTCCAGCATTAAAGCAGCAGAAATCGCCAGGATTCTCCGGGAAGGATATGATGTAGTCAGGCTTAATGATGGTTTCCAAGAACTGATCCGTAGTTTGAAATTGGACTATTTATTAATAGATACCCACCCCGGTTTAAATGAAGAAACTTTAGTTTCTATTGGAATTTCTAACGTATTATTAATTATCCTCCGTCCAGACAGTCAAGACTTCCAAGGAACAGCAGTAACAGTGGATGTCGCTCGTAAATTGAAAGCAGCAAAAATCCTCCTAGTCCTCAACAAAGCATTACCATCCTTGAATTTCTCTGATTTAAAACAACAAGTAGAACAAATCTATGACGTACCTGTAGCCGGGATTTTACCCCTGGCGGAAGATATGGTACAGCTAGGAAGTAAAGGTCTGTTTTGTCTGCGTTACTCCCAACATACCATTACGCAAATCATTCAAGAAATTACTGAGCAGATTGCTGGTTTAGTTGTGAGTCACTAA
- a CDS encoding cache domain-containing protein, which yields MKHFRRLFYPPAWPIAAKISVALVCAVLVPMIFTAYYNLQQSLNSVEAGEYHKLELLASSSASRLDQLIIDYHRVVAQISSDRHVVDFLSATTPENHKAQGPNLQQTIQNVLRSHPNLDVVLLMDKNGQCLAATDPKFIGENYSHIQGNFYGSSTLLGETSENPGMFFSQPVRSPHGKIIGLTVIKIRQADIWVIINALQLLGSQNYVFVIDQQGTIISHPDPSVVNHSLNIPELGVMLKTTQPGHATYHLPKSHISQIVGFAPLATQPWVLGVNQPKAEFTAPLHRLIWLNSSSVVIVGGITAIIALLSGLSISRPIHALTAAAQALEDDKFDAQVVELHQSLVELGHREDDIGQLVRVFSEMAEEVRLRDQRLKMQVQELRIEIDQTKRANHVAEITENEHFQHLQQTIQKIKHQDITTHETEKEYYQRLQTQVQSLKERSHNSKNQPLTDPTEHT from the coding sequence ATGAAGCATTTCCGGCGGTTATTTTATCCACCTGCTTGGCCGATCGCTGCCAAAATTTCGGTAGCCTTGGTCTGTGCTGTGCTAGTACCGATGATTTTTACGGCTTACTACAACCTACAACAAAGTTTAAACAGTGTAGAGGCTGGGGAATATCACAAACTAGAGCTGCTAGCTAGCAGCAGCGCCAGTCGTCTTGATCAATTAATTATTGATTATCATCGGGTAGTTGCTCAAATTAGTAGCGATCGCCATGTGGTAGATTTTCTCTCAGCTACCACACCAGAAAACCATAAAGCTCAAGGCCCCAACCTACAACAGACCATCCAAAATGTCCTCCGTTCTCATCCCAACTTGGATGTTGTTTTACTGATGGATAAAAATGGTCAATGTCTGGCTGCAACAGATCCTAAATTTATTGGTGAAAACTATTCCCACATCCAAGGTAACTTTTATGGGTCTAGCACTTTACTTGGTGAAACTAGTGAAAATCCGGGTATGTTCTTTTCCCAGCCTGTACGCTCGCCTCATGGGAAAATTATCGGTCTCACCGTTATCAAAATTCGCCAAGCAGATATCTGGGTAATTATCAATGCTTTGCAACTATTAGGCTCCCAGAATTACGTCTTCGTCATTGATCAACAGGGAACTATTATCAGTCATCCTGATCCATCTGTGGTTAACCACAGCCTAAATATTCCTGAGTTAGGGGTGATGTTGAAAACTACACAACCAGGTCACGCCACCTATCACTTGCCAAAATCTCACATTTCCCAAATAGTCGGCTTTGCACCCTTAGCTACCCAACCTTGGGTATTGGGAGTTAACCAACCCAAAGCAGAGTTTACCGCGCCCTTGCATCGTCTGATTTGGCTCAATAGCAGCAGCGTGGTGATTGTTGGCGGAATTACGGCCATTATCGCTCTGCTGTCAGGGTTGAGTATTTCCCGACCGATTCACGCCCTCACCGCCGCCGCCCAAGCCTTGGAGGATGATAAGTTTGATGCTCAAGTAGTTGAGTTACACCAGAGTTTGGTGGAATTAGGTCATAGAGAAGATGATATCGGGCAATTAGTCCGAGTTTTTTCGGAAATGGCGGAGGAAGTCAGGTTACGCGATCAACGGCTGAAAATGCAGGTTCAGGAATTGCGAATCGAGATTGATCAAACCAAAAGAGCCAATCATGTAGCCGAAATAACCGAAAACGAACACTTTCAGCATCTACAACAAACAATCCAAAAAATTAAACACCAGGATATAACCACTCATGAAACCGAAAAAGAGTACTACCAGCGATTGCAGACTCAAGTGCAATCCTTAAAAGAGCGATCGCACAACAGCAAAAACCAGCCCTTAACAGATCCAACAGAACACACATAA
- a CDS encoding helix-turn-helix domain-containing protein, giving the protein MVFDSCISEQHTYQVTQQLEKELRLTNLLMDCVTDAVFWVKPNTRILYVNDAACSLVGYSREELLCMSIQYLNLEFLMEVWLQHWETIKQKGSLYFESLYKTQAGLSLPVQTTVTYMEEDGREYGCISIREIKKRQPESFQLQQNPALDIVETKKSSEPCKSIFPSGSQLNQVFKFIESNYDQSIGLRDVAQAVGYSPAYLTDLVRRHTGETVNHWIIKRRMVAARTLLLETDQCVNQIAEAVGYQHEGHFFRQFRQYHDTTPHAWRKMQRQVATSQ; this is encoded by the coding sequence ATGGTTTTTGACAGCTGTATTTCCGAGCAACATACTTATCAAGTTACACAGCAGCTAGAAAAAGAGTTGCGCCTTACTAATTTGCTGATGGATTGTGTCACAGATGCGGTGTTCTGGGTAAAACCAAACACCAGGATTTTATACGTTAATGATGCTGCGTGTAGTTTAGTAGGCTACTCCCGTGAAGAACTGCTTTGTATGAGTATTCAATACCTAAACTTAGAATTTTTGATGGAAGTTTGGTTACAGCACTGGGAAACTATTAAACAAAAAGGGTCTTTATATTTTGAATCTCTGTATAAGACTCAAGCAGGTTTAAGTTTACCTGTCCAAACCACTGTTACCTATATGGAAGAAGACGGTAGGGAATACGGCTGCATCTCCATCCGTGAGATTAAAAAACGTCAACCAGAGTCATTTCAGTTGCAACAAAATCCAGCACTAGATATTGTTGAAACCAAAAAGTCATCAGAACCCTGTAAATCAATATTTCCCTCTGGCTCTCAGCTCAATCAGGTCTTTAAATTTATTGAGTCTAACTACGACCAATCCATTGGCTTACGTGACGTAGCCCAAGCAGTTGGTTACTCCCCAGCTTATTTAACTGATCTAGTCCGGCGACATACAGGGGAAACTGTCAATCATTGGATTATTAAGCGACGGATGGTAGCTGCACGAACATTACTCCTAGAAACTGACCAGTGTGTGAATCAAATTGCTGAGGCTGTGGGGTATCAACACGAGGGTCATTTCTTCCGTCAGTTTCGCCAGTACCATGACACTACGCCCCATGCTTGGCGAAAAATGCAGCGTCAGGTGGCGACATCACAATAG
- a CDS encoding glycosyltransferase family 4 protein codes for MRILHILNHVREIGNGIVNVAVDLACLQAKNNHDVAVASAGGEYETLFAQYGVKHFELNQSRTPLNLINAARRYRAIIREFQPDIVHAHMMTGVVLGRCLKADSEYALVATVHNEFQRSAVLMGLADRVIAVSHAVAKSMARRGIPEHKLRVVPNGTLGSVRTRNIKEYSPVELQRPAIATVAGMYQRKGIGELIAAFAQIAQDFPQVHLYLVGDGPERQIFEEKAQATGLSNTRIHFEGFQPEPQRYLLAADIFVLASHRDPSPLVIPEAREAGCAIVATSVDGIPEALDNGKAGVLVPPKDSSALADALAKLLSQPHLLKHWQDQAQQNLELLTVGRVNQQTLAVYAEVKIEVRNVICHTLKKS; via the coding sequence ATGCGTATACTACATATTTTGAATCACGTCCGCGAAATTGGTAATGGCATCGTGAATGTGGCTGTAGATTTAGCTTGTCTGCAAGCCAAAAACAATCATGATGTAGCTGTAGCATCTGCTGGCGGAGAATATGAAACATTATTTGCTCAATATGGTGTTAAACACTTTGAGTTAAACCAAAGTCGGACACCCCTAAATTTAATTAATGCGGCTAGGCGTTATCGCGCAATTATCCGAGAATTTCAACCGGATATTGTCCATGCTCACATGATGACGGGAGTTGTGCTGGGAAGATGTCTTAAAGCTGATTCTGAATATGCTTTGGTGGCTACAGTACACAATGAATTTCAACGCAGTGCTGTACTCATGGGATTAGCAGATAGAGTAATTGCGGTGAGTCATGCTGTTGCTAAATCAATGGCTAGGCGTGGTATTCCTGAGCATAAATTGCGAGTAGTACCCAATGGGACATTAGGCAGCGTCCGTACTCGTAATATTAAAGAGTACTCACCAGTAGAATTACAACGACCAGCGATCGCCACTGTAGCCGGGATGTATCAGCGTAAAGGCATTGGTGAGTTAATCGCTGCTTTTGCACAGATTGCCCAAGATTTCCCCCAAGTTCATCTTTATCTAGTTGGAGACGGCCCGGAAAGGCAGATTTTTGAGGAAAAAGCCCAAGCTACAGGTTTGAGCAATACACGCATTCATTTTGAAGGCTTCCAACCAGAACCACAACGCTACTTATTAGCCGCAGATATATTTGTACTTGCTTCTCACCGTGATCCTTCTCCCCTGGTAATTCCAGAAGCCCGTGAAGCCGGCTGTGCGATCGTCGCTACCAGCGTAGATGGCATTCCAGAAGCATTAGACAATGGCAAAGCTGGTGTTTTAGTTCCCCCAAAAGATAGCTCTGCTTTGGCAGATGCCCTAGCAAAATTACTTAGTCAACCTCATCTGCTCAAACATTGGCAAGATCAAGCACAACAAAATTTAGAATTACTGACGGTTGGGCGTGTGAATCAACAAACTTTAGCAGTTTATGCTGAGGTTAAAATAGAAGTTAGAAACGTAATTTGTCATACCCTAAAAAAAAGCTAG
- a CDS encoding SMP-30/gluconolactonase/LRE family protein → MEKKLAPQFDNFYQSCRRYFQKLSRNKNFRSLKVYLLILTIVMVVIINPLSSNISGIVNILPTTTEKITHKSSAQQTDKQSHKTSNKAAYKTSWIGNTFGGKKWVQIQMEGIYVTPNGTVYVNSHWDEAGREVGIYKDGDVIGKADDLHGWGRLGGKAITANQKYLYVAMRQSHEGKPEDDYPPKGTTWYNVRRYDLSGKPAPFAGGRGWDKSMLIVNSKNDVTGLATKDKELYVSDPANDRLRVYNTDTMQELRSFSVPNPGAIAVDRQNNLWVVQKKKIVRYSPQGKQLAQQITDVANPSAIAFDPQGRLLVADNGKRQQVLIYNIANKPKQVGTLGDKGGIYGGTSGEVKDGKLYGITGVGTDKSGNIYVSNHGFNSTGADLRKFSSSGKLQWRLLGLQFIDNADADPDSDGRDVFTKNEHFVMDYSKNNGKEWTYKGYTLDKFRYPDDGRLHTTPTSAFVRRLGGKRLLYLSSEMMAERLLIYRFDGEIAVPCGIFGKNHLSWPPNQPKDGSWLWRDVNGDGSIQNNEYKTLGEEDGSVWGWEIDSKGDIWQAAEAGYIKHYPYQKLDNHGCPIYGQAVGGRIPMPAPFKTLTRIKYFPKQDVMYLGGYTNEHPNLDGDWGLVGTEIVRYDNWSKKRNLRWRIVLPYNHQTDPKLHIKSIDVAGDRVFAVASKKAEVYVYKATTGEALQMLTPGAEVGGESGWIDIPYGIRAFRRANGEYLVFVEENAKGKVLMYRLPG, encoded by the coding sequence ATGGAAAAAAAATTAGCTCCACAGTTTGATAATTTTTACCAAAGCTGTAGACGGTATTTCCAAAAACTGTCTCGCAATAAAAACTTTCGGAGTTTGAAAGTATACCTTTTGATACTTACTATAGTTATGGTGGTAATTATTAATCCCTTAAGCAGTAATATATCTGGAATTGTTAATATACTACCAACAACTACTGAGAAAATAACTCATAAATCATCTGCACAGCAAACTGATAAACAATCGCATAAAACCTCAAATAAAGCAGCGTATAAAACCTCTTGGATAGGTAACACTTTTGGTGGTAAAAAGTGGGTACAAATTCAAATGGAGGGTATATATGTTACTCCCAATGGCACAGTTTATGTAAATAGTCATTGGGATGAAGCTGGTAGAGAAGTAGGTATTTATAAAGATGGGGATGTGATTGGTAAAGCTGATGACTTACATGGTTGGGGAAGGTTGGGAGGTAAAGCAATTACAGCCAATCAAAAGTACCTCTATGTAGCTATGCGGCAATCCCACGAAGGCAAACCAGAAGATGATTACCCGCCCAAGGGAACCACTTGGTACAATGTCCGACGCTATGACTTGTCTGGAAAACCTGCGCCCTTTGCTGGAGGGCGTGGTTGGGATAAAAGTATGCTCATTGTCAATAGTAAAAATGACGTTACTGGACTAGCAACTAAAGACAAAGAGTTATATGTAAGTGATCCTGCCAACGATCGCCTCCGCGTTTACAATACAGATACCATGCAGGAACTACGCAGCTTTAGCGTTCCTAATCCTGGTGCGATCGCCGTTGATCGGCAAAATAACTTATGGGTTGTGCAAAAGAAAAAAATAGTCCGATATTCGCCTCAAGGTAAGCAATTAGCCCAACAAATCACCGATGTTGCCAACCCAAGTGCGATCGCCTTTGATCCTCAAGGTAGATTACTGGTAGCTGATAATGGGAAACGTCAGCAAGTACTAATTTATAACATCGCCAATAAACCAAAACAGGTAGGCACTCTCGGTGATAAAGGCGGTATCTATGGGGGTACTTCTGGCGAAGTCAAAGACGGGAAACTGTATGGTATTACCGGAGTCGGCACAGATAAAAGCGGCAATATCTACGTTAGCAATCATGGTTTTAATAGTACTGGTGCTGACTTGAGAAAATTCTCGTCATCGGGAAAACTCCAGTGGCGCTTACTCGGTTTGCAATTCATAGATAACGCCGATGCTGATCCTGATAGCGATGGTAGAGACGTGTTCACCAAAAACGAACACTTCGTCATGGACTACAGCAAAAACAACGGCAAAGAGTGGACATATAAAGGATATACCTTAGATAAGTTCCGCTACCCAGATGATGGACGACTCCACACCACACCCACATCAGCTTTTGTCCGTCGCTTGGGTGGAAAACGCCTACTCTATCTCTCCTCAGAAATGATGGCAGAACGGCTGTTGATATACCGTTTTGATGGTGAGATAGCTGTTCCCTGCGGCATTTTTGGCAAAAATCATCTCAGTTGGCCTCCTAACCAACCAAAAGACGGTAGCTGGTTATGGCGGGATGTGAATGGTGATGGTTCCATCCAAAACAACGAATACAAAACCTTGGGTGAAGAAGATGGTTCTGTCTGGGGTTGGGAAATAGACAGCAAAGGAGATATTTGGCAAGCGGCCGAAGCTGGCTACATTAAACACTATCCCTATCAAAAATTAGATAATCATGGCTGTCCCATTTATGGACAAGCTGTTGGGGGCAGAATACCCATGCCAGCACCTTTCAAAACTTTGACAAGAATCAAATACTTCCCCAAACAAGATGTTATGTATCTTGGAGGCTACACCAATGAACATCCTAACCTTGATGGTGATTGGGGATTAGTTGGTACAGAAATAGTTCGTTACGACAACTGGAGTAAAAAAAGAAACCTCCGGTGGCGAATAGTGCTTCCTTATAATCATCAAACAGACCCCAAATTACATATCAAATCAATTGATGTGGCAGGAGATAGAGTTTTTGCCGTTGCTAGTAAAAAAGCGGAAGTTTATGTCTATAAAGCCACCACAGGGGAAGCATTGCAAATGTTAACACCAGGTGCAGAAGTAGGAGGCGAAAGCGGCTGGATTGATATCCCCTACGGCATTCGCGCTTTTCGTCGTGCCAATGGTGAGTATTTAGTATTTGTGGAAGAGAACGCTAAAGGAAAGGTGTTGATGTATCGATTACCTGGGTGA
- a CDS encoding DOMON-like domain-containing protein translates to MSHQIFSLQPFPSEESLVDLKIAGNISRHNNQLTINYQVVGELAPVEIPSSVDIPTRKHELWQDTCFEFFIGIKDSQQYWEFNLSPSRNWNIYRFHGYRQGMQEETAFTALPFSIENYSDSLEMSLNVDLERIISPEQLIDVAITTVIKQKDGKITYWALVHPGKEADFHIRDSFIIRL, encoded by the coding sequence ATGAGTCACCAGATATTTTCTCTACAACCATTCCCCTCGGAGGAATCTTTAGTTGATCTCAAAATTGCTGGTAATATTAGCCGCCATAATAATCAACTCACTATTAATTATCAGGTTGTTGGTGAATTAGCACCAGTTGAGATTCCTTCGTCTGTAGACATACCAACAAGAAAACATGAACTATGGCAAGATACTTGTTTTGAGTTCTTTATTGGTATTAAAGATTCTCAACAGTATTGGGAATTCAACCTCTCTCCCTCTCGAAATTGGAATATATACCGCTTTCATGGATATCGCCAAGGAATGCAGGAAGAAACAGCTTTTACTGCACTACCTTTTAGTATTGAAAATTACTCAGATAGTTTGGAAATGTCATTGAATGTCGATTTAGAAAGAATTATTTCTCCTGAACAACTTATTGATGTCGCAATTACTACAGTTATCAAACAAAAAGATGGCAAGATAACTTACTGGGCTTTAGTTCATCCAGGTAAAGAAGCTGACTTTCACATCAGGGATAGTTTTATAATTAGGCTATGA
- a CDS encoding phosphotransferase enzyme family protein, with translation MTEVISTQSVVDLAAIAGKFKFPGTVTNVQAFGSGNINDTFLVTVDSLEAQHFVLQRINTQVFRQPELIMQNMRIFSDHVHQRLQYAPPNRRWEVPRVLSTKDNHDYCTDTQGNFWRAISFISGSQSFDTMQDLAQAQEIGYALGMFHNLISDLSPEKLADTLPGFHITPLYLRHYEQVLATAKPQPSPELDYCLQFVSDRQSYACILENAKAAGELPLRLMHGDPKINNIMFDTFTHKAVSVIDLDTVKPGLVHYDIGDCLRSGCNPAGEETEHWESVAFDTDLCQGILQGYLSVAKEFLTDNDYAYMYDAIRLIAFELGLRFFADYLGGNVYFKIKYPEHNLARALVQFKLTESIESQEVKIRKIIQDIK, from the coding sequence ATGACAGAAGTTATCAGCACGCAGTCTGTAGTAGATTTAGCTGCCATTGCCGGGAAATTCAAGTTTCCAGGTACAGTAACAAATGTTCAAGCCTTTGGTAGTGGCAATATTAACGATACTTTTTTAGTAACTGTTGATTCCTTAGAAGCACAGCATTTTGTTCTGCAACGGATAAACACTCAAGTGTTTCGTCAACCTGAACTGATCATGCAGAATATGCGTATCTTTAGTGATCATGTTCATCAACGTCTACAATACGCCCCCCCGAACCGTCGTTGGGAAGTTCCGCGCGTACTTTCCACCAAAGATAATCACGATTACTGCACAGATACTCAAGGGAATTTCTGGCGAGCGATTAGCTTTATTTCTGGGTCGCAATCTTTCGACACCATGCAAGATTTGGCACAAGCTCAAGAAATCGGCTATGCCTTGGGGATGTTTCACAACTTAATCAGCGACTTATCACCAGAAAAACTGGCTGATACTTTGCCAGGATTCCATATTACGCCGCTTTACTTGCGTCACTATGAACAGGTTTTGGCAACAGCTAAACCGCAACCATCCCCAGAATTAGATTATTGCTTGCAATTTGTGAGCGATCGCCAAAGTTATGCCTGTATCCTAGAAAATGCTAAAGCTGCGGGTGAGTTGCCGTTACGTCTCATGCACGGCGATCCTAAAATTAACAATATTATGTTTGATACTTTTACTCACAAAGCCGTCAGCGTTATCGACCTCGACACGGTTAAACCCGGTCTAGTACATTATGACATTGGTGATTGTTTGCGATCGGGCTGTAACCCTGCTGGGGAAGAAACAGAACATTGGGAAAGCGTTGCTTTTGACACTGATTTATGTCAAGGAATTTTACAAGGTTATCTGTCGGTAGCAAAGGAATTTCTCACCGATAACGATTACGCATATATGTATGATGCTATACGCCTCATCGCCTTTGAGTTAGGACTGAGATTCTTTGCTGACTACTTAGGGGGGAATGTTTACTTTAAAATCAAGTACCCAGAACATAATTTAGCCAGGGCGCTTGTGCAATTTAAACTGACAGAAAGTATCGAATCTCAAGAAGTCAAGATTCGTAAAATTATTCAAGATATAAAATGA
- a CDS encoding helix-turn-helix domain-containing protein: MSRQKKIIFAQPKIGQFIQEIRLVMGLTQEEFAVILGVTFPTVNRWENGHTKPSKLAIQQIEALVDKLGEDGQNILAKYH; the protein is encoded by the coding sequence ATGTCTCGCCAAAAGAAAATAATATTTGCACAACCAAAAATCGGTCAATTCATTCAAGAAATTAGGCTGGTTATGGGTTTAACCCAAGAAGAGTTTGCGGTAATTCTTGGTGTAACTTTTCCTACTGTAAATCGTTGGGAAAATGGGCATACTAAACCTTCAAAACTCGCTATTCAACAAATAGAAGCTTTGGTAGATAAGCTTGGTGAAGATGGTCAAAATATTTTGGCTAAATATCACTGA